The DNA window ACGATCAGCGGAACAGGCCGGCTGCGCTACGAGAACCGCAACTACCGCCTGCAGAAGAACGACACCTTGCTGGTGCTGGTGCCGCACAACCACCGCTACTGGCTGGCCGGGGACGAGCGCTGGGAATATTTCTGGATTTCGATGAACGGCGAGGAGGCGCTGCGCATCCACAAGTCGATCCTCAGCGTCTCCGGTCCGGTATTTCGGCTGCAGCCGGCGACGATCGATCATCTTGCCGATTGCAGCCTGCGTCTGATCAAAGGGGCCGCTTCGCCGGGGGCCGCGTCCGCCGTCGCCTACGAGGCGGCGATGGCGCTCTATGACGATGTCTTCGGCTCACACGCCTTCGCCGAAAAACTGAGCGCCATGCAGCCGGTCATCGATCACATCAACGCCAATCTCGACAGGCCGCTGCCGGTGGCGGACCTGGTCCAGATCAGTGGCCTCAGCCGGGCCCATTTCTCACGCTGCTTTGCCGAAAGCGAAGGCCTGCCACCCGCCGAGTTCGTGCTGCAGCAGCGCCTGCAACGCGCGGCGAAGCTGCTGACAAAGGCGGATTTCCTGCCGGTGAAGGAAGTCGCCATCCTGTGCGGCTTCGAGGACGCCAACTATTTTTCGAAGGTCTTCCGCCGCGGCTACGGCATCACGCCGAGTCAATTCCGCACGACCGGCATGTACGCCAATTTGAGAACCCCGGCCAGGCGCGGCGTCAGGGCGCTTGATGACGAGACCTGACGCCGCTACGAGCAACTGACTAGGCAGCGCGCAGATTGCCGCCATCCAGCCATTCGAGATCGGGTTGCGACAGCGTGATGTCGAGAGCGCGCAGGCTGTCGTCCAACTCATCCAGCGTGCGCGGCCCGATCAGCGGGATGGAGGGGAAGGGTTGGGCGAGCACATAGGCCAGCGCGACATGGATCGGGCTCTTGCCCAGTCTCTCGGCAAGTTCGATCGCCCGGTCGCGACGGCCGAAATTCCGCTCCGAGTACCACACCCGCACCAGTTCCTCGTTGTCGCGCTTGTCGCGCCCGGCGCGATCGGTGAAGAAGCCACGCCCCTGGCTCGACCAGGCGAAATTCGGCATCTGCCTAGATGTCAGCCAGGCCTTCCACGCATCCGTGGAGGACGTAATGCAGCCAGCCCAGATCGGCTCCAGCATTTCGGCCAGCGAGAAATTGTTGGACAGCGCGCCGGGCCTCTGCTTGCCGGTGCGTTCGGCATAGGCAATCGCCTGATCCATGCGTTCCATCGTCCAGTTCGAGCCGCCGAAGGGCCCGCGGATGCGGCCGGCCTTCACCTCGCGATCCATCGCATCGACGAATTCGCCGACCGGCACATCCGGATTGTCGCGGTGCATGAAATAGACATCGACATGATCGGTCTGCAGCCGGTCAAGCGACTGGTCGAGCTGCTTGCCGATCACATCGGGATAGCAAAGCGGCGAATGCGCACCCTTGGCGATGACCACCGATTGCGCGCGCACGCCGCGGTTTTTCAACCACTCGCCAAGCAGCTTCTCGGTATAGCCGGCGCCGTAGACATAGCCGGTGTCGAAGAGATTGCCGCCGGCCTCGAAAAAGGCATCGAGCAGGATCGAACCTGAGGAGAAGGTGCGGAAATCCTCGAAGCCGAGTGCCACCACCGATGCCGGCTTCGACAGGCCAGGGATCGTGCGCTTGGCGATCGCCTCGCCGTTGGATCGCAAAGGCCAGCCGGAGATGGTGTTGACGCGTTGTTGGGCCTTCTCGATCCCGTATTCGAGGCCCGCTGCCGCCCGCCATCTGTCCAACACGCGTAAGGTGCCGAGGCTCTCCGCCCAGGCCATGCCCGGCCAGGCGAATTCCTGCCGCCCGGCGCGGATGGCCTCACCGGCGGCGTCGACCTCGAAGGAATAAAGATGGCGCTTCTCGTCGACGCTGATGGTCTCGCGCGCGCCATCGGATGCAATGATTTCGATCTGGCCGAGGCCAACGTCGCGGTTGCCGCCGGCGAACCAGAAGTCCGGCACTTCGATGCGGCCCTTGGTGCCCAGGATGCGCAAGACATTGTCCTGGTTGAGCGAGATGCTGCAGGAGACTTCGGCGACAATGCCACCTGGGAAATGCAGCAGCGCGGAGGCCCATTCGTCGACGCCGGACTGGCCAAGATGGGCGGTGCCGACCACCTTGTCCGGCTCAGCGAAAGGCTTTCCGACCGCCGCGCCGGCAATCAGCCGCACCATCGAGACGGGATAGCCGCCGACGTCAAGAATGCCGCCGCCGGCGAGATCATTGGCATAGAGACGGTGCTCCGGCATGAAGCCCGGCATGGCGAAACCGAAGCTCGACTTGATCATCCTGATCTCGCCAATGACACCCGACCTGATCAGTTCGACCAGCTTCAGCGTCTGCGGATGCAGCCGGTACATGAAGGCTTCGCCGAGGAAAGTGCCGGCCTTGCGCGCGGCATGCATCATGGCGTCGGCCTCGAAAGCCGTCAGAGCGATCGGCTTTTCGCACAGAACGTGCTTTCCGGCCTCGGCCGCCTTGATCGCCCACTGCGCATGACCGGGGTGCGGTATCGAAATATAGACGGCATCGATGTCTGGATCGGCGAGCAATGCGTCGTAGCCGTCGAGAATGCGGGCACCGGGAAAACTCTCGGCGAGGCCCGGCTTGGCGGGATTGCGTGCGCCGATGGCGACCAGCTTTCCGGTGCGCGAACCGGCCACGCCGCCGGCAAAGGACTGGGCGATGCTGCCTGGGCCGAGAATGCCCCAGCGAATGGGCGTGGTTGCGTTCATTGTCATTCTCCTTGAAGGCTGGAAAGGGCCGGCGGTCAGCGCAGCCGCAGTCCTTTTTCGTCGAACAGGTAGGATTTGCGGATGGAGACGGTGATCTCGGGTGTGTCAGGGACCTTTGCCGCATCGCGCTGGATTACCACGTCGTCACCATTGGCCGTTCTTGCATAGAGGAAACTCGTGCCGCCCAGATGCTCGACCACGTCGATGGCAACCACAAGGTCGGTGTCGCCCTCTCCGGCATTGCCGAAATGTTCGGGCCGCACGCCGACGATGACCTTGCTGCCGATTTCTGGGCCGCCTGTTTCGGGTGCAGCGCCCGTCAGCGGTTGTATGATGCGGGTCTTCTCCTGACCCGCCAGCTCGACCACGACACCACGCGCATCGTGCCCGACAATGCGGCCGTTGATGAAGTTCATCTTCGGCGATCCGACAAAGCCCGCCACGAACTGATTGTCGGGATTGTCGTAGAGATCGAGCGGCCGGCCGATCTGCTCGACATGGCCGGCGCGCAGCACGACGATCCTGTCGGCGAGTGTCATCGCCTCGGTCTGGTCATGCGTGACATAGATCATGGTGGCGCCGAGTTCCTTGTGCAGTCGGGAGATCTCGACCCGCATCTGGACGCGCAATTCCGCGTCGAGATTGGAGAGCGGCTCGTCGAACAGGAACACCTGCGGTTCGCGCACGATGGCGCGGCCGATGGCGACGCGCTGGCGCTGGCCGCCGGAGAGTTTTTTCGGGCGCCTGTCCATCAATTCGCTGATGCGCAGGATCTCGGACGCCCGCTTCACCCGCCGGTCGGTGTCGGCCTTGGGATTGCCGGTCATCCTCAACCCGAAGCTCAGATTCTGCTCGACGTTCATGTGCGGATAGAGTGCGTAGGACTGGAACACCATGGCGATGCCGCGGTCGGCCGGCTCGACATCGTTCACCACCTTGCCGCCGATGGCGATCTCGCCGCCGCTGATGTCCTCGAGCCCGGCGATCATCCTGAGCAGCGTCGATTTTCCGCAGCCGGAAGGGCCGACGAAGACGACGAATTCGCCGTCCTTGATGTCGATGCTGGCGCCATGGACGACCTCGAAGACGCCGAAGCGCTTGATGACATTGTTGAGCGTGACGGTTGCCATTTAGATCCTGTTTACTTGACCGCGCCGGCGGCGATGCCGGCGATGAAATGGCGCTGCAGCAGCACGAAGACGACGAGCATCGGCACGGTCAGCATCACCGCGCCCGCCATGATGCCGCCCCACGACACTTTGGTAAGGCCGATCAGCGTGCCGAGCGCCACGGGTGCTGTCATCGAACCGGGCTGGCTGTTGATCAAAAGCGGCCACAGATAATTGTTCCAGGAGGCGAGGAACAGGATGATGGCAAGTGCGGCCAGCATCGGCCGCGCCAAGGGCAGCGCGACGAAGAGGAAGATGCGCCATTCCTTGACGCCTTCGACGCGCGCCGCATCGAAGAGGTCGT is part of the Mesorhizobium loti genome and encodes:
- a CDS encoding AraC family transcriptional regulator; this encodes MLQDLIANGQSMRTISLPRGRQRLHAMPTSTGYEVREDEIYDWDGRRRGQTPFTVLQHTISGTGRLRYENRNYRLQKNDTLLVLVPHNHRYWLAGDERWEYFWISMNGEEALRIHKSILSVSGPVFRLQPATIDHLADCSLRLIKGAASPGAASAVAYEAAMALYDDVFGSHAFAEKLSAMQPVIDHINANLDRPLPVADLVQISGLSRAHFSRCFAESEGLPPAEFVLQQRLQRAAKLLTKADFLPVKEVAILCGFEDANYFSKVFRRGYGITPSQFRTTGMYANLRTPARRGVRALDDET
- a CDS encoding Gfo/Idh/MocA family oxidoreductase yields the protein MNATTPIRWGILGPGSIAQSFAGGVAGSRTGKLVAIGARNPAKPGLAESFPGARILDGYDALLADPDIDAVYISIPHPGHAQWAIKAAEAGKHVLCEKPIALTAFEADAMMHAARKAGTFLGEAFMYRLHPQTLKLVELIRSGVIGEIRMIKSSFGFAMPGFMPEHRLYANDLAGGGILDVGGYPVSMVRLIAGAAVGKPFAEPDKVVGTAHLGQSGVDEWASALLHFPGGIVAEVSCSISLNQDNVLRILGTKGRIEVPDFWFAGGNRDVGLGQIEIIASDGARETISVDEKRHLYSFEVDAAGEAIRAGRQEFAWPGMAWAESLGTLRVLDRWRAAAGLEYGIEKAQQRVNTISGWPLRSNGEAIAKRTIPGLSKPASVVALGFEDFRTFSSGSILLDAFFEAGGNLFDTGYVYGAGYTEKLLGEWLKNRGVRAQSVVIAKGAHSPLCYPDVIGKQLDQSLDRLQTDHVDVYFMHRDNPDVPVGEFVDAMDREVKAGRIRGPFGGSNWTMERMDQAIAYAERTGKQRPGALSNNFSLAEMLEPIWAGCITSSTDAWKAWLTSRQMPNFAWSSQGRGFFTDRAGRDKRDNEELVRVWYSERNFGRRDRAIELAERLGKSPIHVALAYVLAQPFPSIPLIGPRTLDELDDSLRALDITLSQPDLEWLDGGNLRAA
- the ugpC gene encoding sn-glycerol-3-phosphate ABC transporter ATP-binding protein UgpC, producing MATVTLNNVIKRFGVFEVVHGASIDIKDGEFVVFVGPSGCGKSTLLRMIAGLEDISGGEIAIGGKVVNDVEPADRGIAMVFQSYALYPHMNVEQNLSFGLRMTGNPKADTDRRVKRASEILRISELMDRRPKKLSGGQRQRVAIGRAIVREPQVFLFDEPLSNLDAELRVQMRVEISRLHKELGATMIYVTHDQTEAMTLADRIVVLRAGHVEQIGRPLDLYDNPDNQFVAGFVGSPKMNFINGRIVGHDARGVVVELAGQEKTRIIQPLTGAAPETGGPEIGSKVIVGVRPEHFGNAGEGDTDLVVAIDVVEHLGGTSFLYARTANGDDVVIQRDAAKVPDTPEITVSIRKSYLFDEKGLRLR